Proteins from a single region of Deinococcus apachensis DSM 19763:
- the xseB gene encoding exodeoxyribonuclease VII small subunit, whose product MPEKSTPLSYREAYTRLSRIAAELETGEADLDRVLPLLEEARAAYAACRERIEAVRAVLAGDWADAETGPEDEDDEDEVMGNGARDASGDDPYADPF is encoded by the coding sequence GTGCCGGAGAAGTCCACCCCCCTGAGCTACCGCGAGGCCTACACCCGGCTCTCGCGCATCGCCGCCGAGCTGGAGACGGGGGAGGCCGACCTCGACCGCGTGCTGCCGCTGCTGGAAGAGGCGCGGGCCGCCTACGCCGCCTGCCGCGAGCGGATTGAGGCGGTGCGCGCGGTGCTGGCGGGCGACTGGGCCGACGCGGAAACGGGCCCCGAGGATGAAGACGACGAGGACGAGGTCATGGGAAACGGGGCGCGGGACGCCTCCG